A region from the Pelobates fuscus isolate aPelFus1 chromosome 3, aPelFus1.pri, whole genome shotgun sequence genome encodes:
- the LOC134601991 gene encoding olfactory receptor 1468-like produces the protein MEKVLSDTVYGTFLNMKNQTMITEVFLLGFPNLGRYRIFIFSQILGIYFLTLFANILIIVLVIVSKKLHSPMYFFLTQMSISDMLMTTNTVPEMLSIIYNEGNSMSLKCCLFQLYLYGVSAVSECFLLTVMSYDRYLAICFPLLYNSMMDSTLCLKCIVLCWILGLSLMLVTPITIGNFLFCGPDYIDHFVCDVAPLLELSCSDTVIVQIEILILCGPVIIIPFIIVMVSYIYIALTIIRIPSITGRQKAFSTCSSHITVVSIYYSTLICTYAVPFKGKSASLSKILCLFYTVVTPILNPIIYTLRNKDIKEAVMKHCKV, from the exons ATGGAAAAAGTACTCAGTgatacagtatatggaact TTCTTGAACATGAAGAACCAAACAATGATCACTGAGGTCTTTCTCTTGGGATTTCCAAATCTCGGCAGATATAGGATTTTTATCTTCAGTCAAATCCTTGGTATCTACTTTCTGACGTTATTTGCAAATATCCTTATTATTGTATTGGTGATAGTCAGCAAAAAACTCCATTCACCCATGTACTTCTTTCTCACACAAATGTCCATTTCTGACATGCTTAtgaccacaaacactgtccctgAAATGCtttctataatatataatgaaggGAATTCCATGTCTTTGAAATGCTGCCTTTTTCAGCTTTATTTATACGGTGTCTCTGCAGTTTCTGAGTGTTTCCTTCTGACAGTCATGTCTTATGACAGATATCTAGCTATCTGTTTCCCTCTACTGTATAACTCAATGATGGACTCAACCTTATGCCTCAAATGTATTGTCCTGTGTTGGATATTAGGCTTATCACTAATGCTAGTTACTCCAATAACAATAGGCAATTTTCTATTTTGTGGGCCAGACTACATTGACCATTTCGTCTGTGATGTTGCTCCGTTGCTGGAGCTTTCTTGTTCTGATACCGTAATAGTACAAATAGAAATTCTCATACTTTGTGGACCTGTTATAATAATTCCATTTATAATTGTCATGGTATCCTATATTTATATTGCCCTTACCATTATAAGAATTCCTTCTATTACGGGGAGGCAGAAAGCCTTCTCCACCTGCAGTTCCCATATTACTGTAGTATCTATATACTATAGCACTCTGATCTGTACATATGCTGTTCCATTTAAAGGAAAATCTGCATCTTTGAGCAAAATCCTGTGTCTGTTCTATACTGTTGTGACACCAATCCTTAACCCGATTATATACACGCTAAGAAACAAGGACATCAAAGAGGCTGTAATGAAGCACTGCAAAGTTTAA